One region of Zingiber officinale cultivar Zhangliang chromosome 7B, Zo_v1.1, whole genome shotgun sequence genomic DNA includes:
- the LOC122003894 gene encoding uncharacterized protein LOC122003894, which yields MESAQSTTALLSCSGSASGMAEDLQLPSDLLDDGFFHDFFVERGVSVPAGSKGDKGGDLAGLVRRKGMARPFLHDDGEAWNLHAEPAGWGAEHRRRSKQERGLLNRPPGHPLGPLLALHQLQAARILHLKQQQLLQQQLHGAWEETQSQAKRGLPFSRRTSFPLHHQPHPESGTRALFLCHSGARKESAGTGVFLPRTTGNKPEQQNQSDPFMRRANPVRSQRHGQPAATATCLPEEWTY from the exons ATGGAGAGCGCACAGTCGACAACTGCTCTGCTATCCTGCAGTGGCAGTGCCTCAGGCATGGCGGAGGACCTCCAGCTTCCTTCCGACCTGCTCGACGACGGATTCTTCCACGACTTCTTTGTGGAGCGCGGTGTGAGTGTTCCTGCTGGGAGCAAAGGCGACAAAGGCGGCGACTTGGCCGGCCTCGTGAGGCGGAAGGGGATGGCTCGCCCTTTCCTACATGACGACGGCGAG GCGTGGAATCTGCACGCTGAGCCCGCCGGATGGGGCGCGGAGCACCGACGGCGGAGCAAGCAGGAGCGTGGACTTCTGAACCGACCTCCGGGGCACCCCCTCGGTCCCTTGCTGGCTTTGCATCAGCTGCAGGCGGCTCGA ATCCTTCACCTGAAGCAGCAGCAATTACTGCAGCAGCAACTGCACGGCGCGTGGGAGGAAACACAAAGCCAAGCGAAAAGAGGCCTGCCTTTTTCCCGTCGGACTTCTTTTCCACTCCACCACCAACCCCACCCTGAATCCGGCACGAGAGCACTCTTCCTTTGCCACTCCGGCGCGAGGAAAGAATCCGCAGGCACCGGAGTCTTCCTCCCACGGACGACCGGCAACAAACCTGAGCAGCAAAATCAGTCAG ATCCATTTATGAGAAGAGCAAACCCTGTGAGGAGCCAAAGGCATGGCCAGCCTGCAGCCACTGCGACCTGCCTTCCTGAGGAGTGGACCTATTGA
- the LOC122003895 gene encoding probable xyloglucan endotransglucosylase/hydrolase protein 26, which yields MGHALADFNFYRDMVCYWGPRNLAVWNNGTNLALNLNNASGCGIKTRKQFMFGSIEMQIKLVQGNSAGTVTTYYVSSTGDNHDEIDFEFLGNVSGQPYIVHTNIWARGVGRREQQFYLWFDPTAAFHNYTIHWNPTQIVWLIDSIPIRVFRNYQKYGVAYPNQQAMKAYSSIWNGDSWATQGGRVKIDWKRAPFAARYQQVNLRTCPWYSQGSTAQCSANTPANWWTAPAYSRLNYAQQGQLMWVRNKYMIYDYCRDSKRFKGAMPPECSLPLY from the exons ATGGGGCATGCCCTCGCAGACTTCAACTTCTACAGAGACATGGTCTGCTACTGGGGACCTCGCAACTTGGCCGTGTGGAACAATGGAACAAACTTGGCACTCAACCTCAACAACGCCTCAG GCTGTGGGATCAAAACGAGGAAGCAGTTTATGTTCGGAAGCATAGAGATGCAAATTAAGCTCGTCCAAGGAAATTCTGCTGGCACTGTGACTACATATTAT GTGTCTTCGACCGGAGACAATCACGACGAGATCGATTTCGAGTTCCTTGGTAACGTATCGGGGCAGCCTTACATCGTCCACACCAACATCTGGGCTCGAGGGGTAGGAAGAAGGGAACAGCAGTTTTATCTTTGGTTCGACCCAACTGCGGCCTTTCACAACTACACCATTCACTGGAATCCCACCCAAATCGT GTGGTTGATCGATAGCATCCCTATTCGGGTTTTCAGAAACTACCAAAAGTATGGAGTTGCGTATCCGAACCAGCAAGCGATGAAGGCCTACTCCAGCATTTGGAATGGCGACAGCTGGGCGACGCAGGGCGGGCGGGTGAAGATCGACTGGAAGAGGGCTCCGTTTGCCGCGAGATACCAGCAGGTGAATCTGAGGACTTGTCCGTGGTATTCGCAGGGCAGCACTGCGCAGTGCTCGGCCAACACCCCTGCCAACTGGTGGACGGCTCCAGCCTACAGCAGGCTGAACTACGCGCAGCAGGGCCAGCTTATGTGGGTGAGAAACAAATACATGATCTACGATTACTGCCGGGATAGCAAGAGATTCAAAGGGGCGATGCCTCCTGAGTGCTCTCTGCCTTTGTACTAA